A window of Syntrophorhabdaceae bacterium genomic DNA:
ATCCGATCACTGTACTCTCTTTCTTCCCGCCCCATTCCTTAATAAGGCCTGCCACTTCGGCGACACCCAGGGCGTTAGCGCCCGCTGCCGCAACTCCCAGGACATCCATGATGTCCTTCTTGGTCATATCGATAGACTCCGGGGTCAGGGCCTCGTAACCGGTATTGACCAGATTATCAGCTAAAGTGAAAACCACGTCCATATCCTTCTCCTTAGTCGTGTTGCGAATCCGGCAAGCGAGGGAAGCTCTTGCCCGCCGCGCATTCACTCGTCTATTCCTTGAATTCTTCGAAAGCCTTGCGTCGCTTCTTCACGAAACCCATGGTGCTCGAAATGATGAGGAGTAATGCCACTCCGATAGTCACGGCAGCGATCGGATGGGTGAAAAAGATGGAAAAGCTGCCGTCAGAGATGAGCAAAGATTGACGGAGCGATCTCTCAATCATGGGGCCAAGCACAAAGCCGAGAACGAGCGCCGCTGCTTCATATCTGAATTTCCTCATCAAATATCCGCCAACGCCAAAGAACAACATGAATATGATATCGGTTGCGGAGCCCCCGGTGGCATACGAGCCTATCACGCAAAAGAGGAGGATTAGCGGGAAGAGGATACTGTAGGGAACTTTCAATAACTGGACCCACAGGCCGATCAAAGGAAGATTGAGAATAAGCAGCAACACATTGCCGAGGTACATGCTCGCGATAAGCCCCCAGAAGACATCAGGGTGCTCGGTAATCATAAGAGGTCCCGGCTGGATACCGTGAATGATGAAGGCGGAAAAGAGCACCGCCATGGTTACATTCGGCGGGATTCCAAGAGACATCAGCGGGATAAGGCTGCCTCCACAGGACGAATTGTTTGCCGACTCAGGCCCAGCCACCCCTTCAATAGCGCCCTTCCCAAAATCTTCCGGATGTTTGGACACCCTTTTCTCAATCGCATACGACATAAAGGACGAGAGCGTGCCGCCGCCGCCCGGGAGGATGCCGAGGAAGAACCCGAGCACAGTTCCCCTGGTGATTGCCCACTTCGAATCCATCCAGTCTTTGAGTGATGGCCAGAGGTTCTTCACTTTTGTCTGATATATTTCCGTTTGCTCGGCGCGCTGTTCTATGTTCTGAAAAACCTCTGTAAGTCCGAAAAGCCCCATGATCACGGGCATAACACCCACGCCGTCCTGCAATTCATCGATGCCCAGTGTAAATTTAGGCTGCCCCGTTATGAGGTCGAGGCCCACGCTCCCGAGAATAATGCCGGTTAAGGCCATCATAATCGCCCTCAATACGGATCCCTGGGCAAGATAGGTAACGAAGAGCAAACCGGTGCACATAAGGGCAAAATATTCGGGTGGACCGAATTTTATTGCGAGCCTTGCCAGTGGATTAGCCACAAACATCATGGCAATAACACTTATGGTGCCGGCGATAAATGAACCCCAGGCTGCGATGCCGAGCGCCGGCCCTGCCCGTCCTTTGCGGGCCATCTGATATCCGTCGAGACAGGTAACGATGGATGCGGTCTCACCCGGTATATTGACCAGTATGGAGGTTGTAGATCCTCCATACATGGCTCCATAGAGTATCCCGGCCAGCATAATAATGCTCGAGGCAGCGCTCACCTTGAAGGTCACGGGCAAAAGAAGGGCCATGGCGGCTGTGGGACCGATCCCGGGCAAGACGCCTACGAGCGTTCCAACCACCACACCGATACTGCAGAAGAGCAGATTTATGGGTATGAAGGTGACCTGAAAGCCGTATAGAATATGGTGAACCCAGTCCATGAATTCCTCCTAAAACCAGAACAAACCGTCTGGAAATTGGCAATTAAGGAGCTTTGAGAAAAGGTAATAACTTGCAAGGCTGCTTAGGAGCGATGATATTATTATCCAGTACCATCGCTGTTCGCGCATCATTATGTAGAGGCAGAGCATGAGCAGGAAAGTGGCGATAAGGTAGCCCAAGGTGGGCATGACGAGCGCATACACGAGAATGGCGAGCGCCGAGAGAATGATCCTGTACCACAGGGTCCCCTTGAACATGGGTTCGCCCTGCACCGCCTGTCTCACCGTAAAGGCCCTCACGAGTTCCACCAGGGAAAGGATGCCGAGGAGGCCGGAGGCCCCGAAGGTTATAAAACCCGGGCCCGGTTGTCTCGTCGTGCCAAGCCCGAGCTTTATTGACCCCACAAACACTACAACAGAAACCATGAGAAAGAAGAGACTTGACGTTAAGTCACGGGTCATGGTCTTTCACCTCTTTTCCGCTTCGGGCGTGATACCCACGGTCTTCATGGCCCTTCCTACGATGTCTAAATTCTCATACAGGTACTTGCTCAATTCCTTGTGGTCGCGATACGAAACCTGCACGCCGAGCTTGGTGTATAGATCGATAACATCTTTGTCATCCAGCGCCTTGTGGAATGCGTCATCGAGCTTCTTGATGAGCGCCTCGGGCGTGCCCTTGGGGGCGAGAAATACGCTCTGGCTTTCATGGACAAAATCGTAGCCCAATTCTTTGAAAGTCGGCACGTCGGGAAACTCTTTCATTCTTTTTGAGCTGTGCACGGCAAGGAGCCTGAACGCACCGGTCTTGACGTGAGGGAGCCACGATGTTGAACCGGAATAGGCGGTTACATGTCCGCCGAGCAGCATGGTATTCGGGTCAGACCCGGGGGTGGGGACGGCCGTCCACCTGATGCCCTCCTGCTTTGCCACATACTGCATGGCGATGTCCATGGGCACTCCCGCC
This region includes:
- a CDS encoding tripartite tricarboxylate transporter substrate binding protein, encoding MKSIVSKALVFGWCLFMLFSGISLAQTYPTKPIVFIINSAPGQLGDVTTRAVAGKAEKLLGQPFDFVNNNAGGGAVAFSMVKKAKPDGYTIMSTATGNLIWLPFTRHVDYKLEDFTPITQNLLMESGVVVKADAPWKTFKEFVAYAKQNPGKVSYAITSAGVPMDIAMQYVAKQEGIRWTAVPTPGSDPNTMLLGGHVTAYSGSTSWLPHVKTGAFRLLAVHSSKRMKEFPDVPTFKELGYDFVHESQSVFLAPKGTPEALIKKLDDAFHKALDDKDVIDLYTKLGVQVSYRDHKELSKYLYENLDIVGRAMKTVGITPEAEKR
- a CDS encoding tripartite tricarboxylate transporter permease encodes the protein MDWVHHILYGFQVTFIPINLLFCSIGVVVGTLVGVLPGIGPTAAMALLLPVTFKVSAASSIIMLAGILYGAMYGGSTTSILVNIPGETASIVTCLDGYQMARKGRAGPALGIAAWGSFIAGTISVIAMMFVANPLARLAIKFGPPEYFALMCTGLLFVTYLAQGSVLRAIMMALTGIILGSVGLDLITGQPKFTLGIDELQDGVGVMPVIMGLFGLTEVFQNIEQRAEQTEIYQTKVKNLWPSLKDWMDSKWAITRGTVLGFFLGILPGGGGTLSSFMSYAIEKRVSKHPEDFGKGAIEGVAGPESANNSSCGGSLIPLMSLGIPPNVTMAVLFSAFIIHGIQPGPLMITEHPDVFWGLIASMYLGNVLLLILNLPLIGLWVQLLKVPYSILFPLILLFCVIGSYATGGSATDIIFMLFFGVGGYLMRKFRYEAAALVLGFVLGPMIERSLRQSLLISDGSFSIFFTHPIAAVTIGVALLLIISSTMGFVKKRRKAFEEFKE
- a CDS encoding tripartite tricarboxylate transporter TctB family protein; the protein is MTRDLTSSLFFLMVSVVVFVGSIKLGLGTTRQPGPGFITFGASGLLGILSLVELVRAFTVRQAVQGEPMFKGTLWYRIILSALAILVYALVMPTLGYLIATFLLMLCLYIMMREQRWYWIIISSLLSSLASYYLFSKLLNCQFPDGLFWF